One segment of Mus caroli chromosome 6, CAROLI_EIJ_v1.1, whole genome shotgun sequence DNA contains the following:
- the Tmem140 gene encoding transmembrane protein 140, translated as MAFSRLWRNNHLPFVGIMILLTAALCLMFYALLWQAGNLADLPSLRIGFYNFCLWKEDMGSLACYNFPELEVLGVPQVGLALARLGVYGALVLTVFVPLPLLLAQYNRDEGEWRLAVCFLAASSVLLAGGLSLFLSFVWKWLRLSFLGPALPALCLAQLLLIFLLVAMVRFPPRDKEDKNQWENC; from the coding sequence ATGGCTTTCTCCAGGCTGTGGCGGAACAACCACCTGCCCTTCGTGGGCATCATGATCCTCTTGACCGCGGCGCTGTGCCTGATGTTCTACGCTCTCCTCTGGCAGGCTGGCAACCTCGCTGACCTACCTAGCCTGAGAATCGGCTTCTACAACTTCTGTCTGTGGAAGGAGGACATGGGCTCCCTAGCATGTTACAACTTTCCCGAGCTGGAGGTGCTGGGCGTTCCTCAGGTTGGCCTAGCCCTGGCCAGGCTCGGTGTGTATGGAGCCCTGGTCCTCACAGTGTTcgtccctctgcctctcctccttgCCCAGTACAACAGAGATGAGGGAGAGTGGCGGCTGGCAGTGTGCTTCCTGGCGGCATCCTCAGTTCTGTTGGCTGGAGGACTaagcctcttcctttccttcgTGTGGAAGTGGCTCAGGCTCTCCTTCCTGGGGCCTGCCTTGCCAGCTCTATGCCTAGCCCAGCTGTTACTCATCTTCTTGCTTGTGGCCATGGTTAGGTTCCCGCCACGGGATAAGGAGGACAAGAACCAGTGGGAGAACTGTTAG